The genomic region AGGTGCTGCTCGTCTCCGTGGGCGCGATGGCCGCCACCTGCCTGGAGGTGGCCCGCCTGGTCGCCAGCCAGGGCATCGGCATCACCGTCGTCGACCCCCGGTGGGTCAAGCCGCTGCCCACCGTGCTGGTGGACCTGGCCCGCGACCACGACCTCGTCGTCACCGTCGAGGACAACGGCCGCGTCGGCGGGGTCGGGTCGTCGCTGGCCCAGTTGCTGCGCGACGCCGACGTCGACGTGCCGCTGCGTGACTTCGGCATCGCCCAGCGCTTCCTCGACCACGGTAAGCGTGACGAGGTCATCGCCGAGGTCGGCCTCGCCCCGCAGGACCTCGCCCGCAAGGTCGTCGAGGCCATCGCGAAGCGCCAGCCCGCGCTGGAGGGCGACCCGGCCGTGGCCGCGGGCCAGGCCTCCCCGGGCGCGCAGCGCAGCGGCGAGCAGGTCGCCGACCAGCACTGATCGTCGCTACCCACCGCTGCTCGCGGATGCGGCGCCCCACCACCGGCACCCCCGGCGGTGGGGCGCCCCCGTCTGCGCGCCGCCCGACGGGGCCGGTGGCGGGGGCCGGCGAGCCGGCGGTCGGGATCCCGGCCTAGGCTGGCCCGGTGGGTCAGCACACCGCGTCGGGCGAGCCGGCGGCCGTCTCCGCTCACCGGTCCGGGCGCGGGGCGCGCTGGTGGCTCGTGCGCGGTGCGCTGGCGGTGGCCCTCGGCCTGCTGGTGGTGGCCCTGGTCAGCCAGTGGAACGACGTGCGGGAGTCGTTCCGCCTGCTCACCGTCGGCAGCGTCGTCGCCTCGGGTATCGCGACCGTCCTCGCCGTCGGGACGACGGTGCTGTCCTGGCGGGCGCTGCTGGCCGGGCTCGGCGCCGAACTGCCGCTGCGGGCGGCGGTACGCATCTTCTTCGTGGGCCAGATCGGGAAGTACATCCCCGGCAGCGTGTGGCCGGTCCTCGCCCAGATGGAGCTTTCCCGCGACTACGGCGTATCCCGGCCGAAGGCGGCCTCGGCGAGCCTGGTCGTGCTGGCCCTCGCCGTGCCCAGCGGGGGCCTCGCCGCCGCCGTGACCCTCCCGTTCGTCTCCGCTGACGCGCTCACGAGCTACTGGTGGGCGCTGGCCGCCGTGCCGGTGTTCGCCGTCGTGCTCTACCCGTCGGTGCTGTCCCGGCTGCTGGCGCTGGGATTCCGGCTGCTGCGCCGCGCGCCGCTCGACGAGCCGCTGACGCTGCGTCCCATCGCCGCCGGCGCCGGCTGGCTGCTGGTCAGCTTCTGCTGGTACGGCCTGGCGACCTGGCTGCTCGTGCGCGATCTCGACCCCGAGGTCGGTGGGGGGCGGCTGCTGCTGCTCTCGGTCGGCGCCTACGCCCTGGCCTGGACCGCCGGCTTCCTGGTGCTGGTCGTTCCGGCCGGCGCGGGCGTCCGTGAGGCGGTGCTCGTGCTCGCGCTCGCGCCCGCCGTCGCGGGCGGTCCCGCCACGCTCGTCGCCCTGGTGGCCCGGCTGCTGGCCACCGTCGCCGACCTGGTGTGGGCCGGCATCGGCGTGGCCCTGCGCGGACGGGGTGTGCCGGGGCCCGGGCCCGGGGCGCTGCCTGAGGAGCCGGCCGCCGATCCTCTGCCGGCGGAGCCGGCCGCCGATCCTCTGCCGGATCCGGTGACGCGCCGCTAGCCTGCGTATCCGATGGAGATCAGACGGCCCCCTTGGAGTGGGGCCGGGGATGTCTCGCGGTGGGAAAACGCACGGTTCACGGGCCCGGACCGCGCGAGACGCACGTAGTCCGTCGCCTGCTCTGGCCACTGGGCCGTCTGGTGTCCCCGTCCGCCCCTGAGATCTCCTCCGCCCCGCCCATCTTGCCCATTTGAGCAGGATGATGTGATGGGTGACGGGGCGACCGGATCGAGAACCGACGGTTCGACCGGCCACGAGGGAGACGCATGAGCGGCCAGGGCAGCGAGAACCCGTCCGGTCGGCGGGAGCCGGGCGCCGAGGACGCCGACCCGGGGGAGACCACCGGGCCTCTGGGCCTCTGGGCCCCGCCCGCGCCGCCCACCGCCCCCTACGCCGCGAGCGCGTCCGCACCGGCCCGCGGCGAGGCGGCCGCGGATCGGCTGGCCGGGCCGCCCCCGCCCCCGGCCGCGCGGGTTCCTCACACGCAGTCGGCGCCGCGGCGCCCGGGCGCCGGGACCGGGACCACTTGGTCCTCGCCCCCCTCCGGCCCCCTGGTCCCGGGCCCCACAGGTCCCGCTCCCATGGACCGGATCACCGCCGGTCCCGCTGCCGGTGGGCCGCCCGGACGGCCGATCCCCGTGGGTGTGGGCGGGCCACCGGTCACAGCCGCTCCCCCGTCGCCGCCCGGCCGACCCGGGCCTGGCGGGCCAGCGTCCCCGCCCCACGGCTGGGGTGGTCCGGTCTGGTCGGGCGGCCCGGTCGGGTCGGGCGGGGTGTGGCCGGAGGGGCCGGCCGGGCCGGGGGGCCCGGTTGGATCGGGGGGGCGGGTTGGATCGGGGGGGCGGGTCTGGTCGGGCGGCGCGCCGGTCGGGCCATCGGGGGCGCCGCCGCGCCGTGGGCCGGCCCGCTGGCTGATCCCGCTCGTCCTCGTGCTCGCCGTGGCCGTCGGCGCGGGCGGCACCGGCCTCGTCCTGCTCTCCCGGTCCGATGACGGCCCCGCGTCGGCCGTGCGGTCCTATCTCGGCGACGTCCGCGCCGGCCACTACGACGCCGCCTACGACCGGCTGTGCAGTTCGGTCCGGGGCAACCGGTCGTCCACCGAGTACACGATCCTCATGCGGGCGCTCGACGGGATCAGCGGAGGCGTCGCGTCGTTCGCCGTGCGGGGGGTACAGACCCGCCATCCCGCCGCCGCCCAGACGATCCGGGAGGTCCAGGTCGACGTCCGGCGCGGTGACGACCCGGCCAGCCGGGAGTCCTACCAGGTGGGCAGGGAGTCCGGCGGCTACTGCCTGCTCACCCCGGGTGCGCCCTTCACCGCCGGCGCCGGCGGTGGCACCCCGGGCGGGCAGCCGCCGGGACCGTTCGGCGGGTTGCCGGGCGCCCCTGGGAGCGGCACGCCGGGCGGCGGCGGCCTGAGCGGCGGTGGTGCAGGCGGCGGTGGTTCAGGTGGTGGCTCGGGTAGTGGTGGCGGTGGTGACTCGGGTGGTGGCTCCGGCCGCGGCGGCCTGGGTGACGGGAACCCGCCGGCCCGCGTCGCCTGATCCGTCGTCCGCCGACGCGGGGAGGCCGGTGTTCGCCGACGCGGGGAGGTCGGTGGCGTTCCCGAGGGCGAGGCCGCCGCGGCGCGGGAGGGACAGGGCGCAGAGCAGGGCCATGGCGACGGCGATCACGCCCAGCCACAGCGCGGGCCGCGTCCCGTCGATGAACGCCGCCGGCGTGTCGTAGCCGCCGCGGGCGGCGAAGACCGACGACAGCACCGCGATCCCGAGCACCCCGCCGAGTTCGCGCAGCGCGTTGTTGGTACCCGACGCGATGCCCTGCATCGAGGCCGGCACGACCCCGAGCGCGACGGTCGCGATCGGCACGAAGAACAGCGCCATGCCGACGCCGGAGAGCACGAACGGCCCGACCAGGGCCGAGTACGACATGTGCGTGCTGAGGACCAGTGCGATCCAGGAGAGCCCGGCGGCGTTGAGCGCCAGCCCGCCGACCAGCAGCGGCCGTCCGCCGATACGGTCCGACACCGGACCGGCGAGCGGCGCGACGAGCAGCGGCATCGCCGTCCACGGCAGGGTCCGCACGCCGGCTTGCAGCGGCGAGTAGCCGTAGACGTTCTGCAGCGCCTGGGCCAGCAGGAAGATCGAGCCGAACATGCCCATCGAGAACAGCAGCGCGGTGGCGTTCACGGCCGCGAAGCCACGAACGCGGAACAACCCCATCGGCAGCATCGGCGCCCCGCCCCGGCGGGCGACCCGCAGCTCCCAGGCGACGAACGCGGCGACGCCGAGGCCGCCGAGCACCAGGGCGCCGAGCACCGGGGTGCTGGTCCAGCCGTGCCCCTCCCCGCGGACGAGGCCGAACGTGACGCCCAACAGCCCGGCGCTGACCAACGCGGCGCCCGTGAGGTCGAGCCGGGACGAGCGGACCCGCGACTCGGCGAGCGCACGCAGCCCGACGGGCAGCGCGACGAGGCCGATCGGCACGTTGACCCAGAAGATCCACTGCCAGCTGGCGCCCTCGGTGACCGCGCCGCCGATGAGCGGGCCGACCGCCACGGCCAGTCCCGTCATGGCCCCCCAGATGCCGAGGGCGGCCCCCCGGCGCTCCTCGGGCACGGCTGCGGCGAGCAGGGTGAGGGTCAGCGGCAGCACGAAGGCGGCGCCGACACCCTGCACGGCGCGGGCGGTGATGAGGACGCCGATCGACGGCGCGAGCGCGGCACCCGCGCTGCCCAGGGTGAACACGGCGAGACCGGCGAGGAACACCCGCCGACGTCCGAGCCGGTCGCCCAGCGCCGCCCCGGTGAGCAGCAGGACGGCGAACGGCAGGGTGTAGGCGTTCACCGTCCATTCCAGGCCTTCCAGGCCAGCGCCGAGATCCTCGCGGATCTGCGGCAGCGCGGTGGTGACCACCAGGTTGTCCAGGGACACCATGAACGCGGCCAGCGAGGTGACGACGAGGGTCCAGGCGGTGCTGGGGCGTCGAGACACGGCAGTTCTCCTTCCGTCTCTTGTGAGCACTCACTATCTACGGCAGGTAGTAACCAGTCACTACCTTGGGCGTGCGCACCGGGCCGAGGCCCGCCGGAAGCCGGCGTGCCGCGGTCGATCCGGATCAGGTGGTGTGGGGCCCCAGGGCGCCGGGCGCCGGACGGTCGAGGCTGGGTGCGTCGGGCCTCAGGACACTGGCGGCCGAGCCCGGCGGTGCCGCGAGGCAGATCATCTGCGCCCACTGTTCGTCGAGGACGGCGAGGTCCATCGCCGCGATGATGTTGAACAGCATGCCGTAGGCGAAGAACTGCCGGACGTCGTCGACGGGCAGGCCGGTGATGCGGAGCACGGTGTCCCACAGCCGGTGGAATCCGGTGCGGGTCGCGGCCTGGACCTCGGCGTCATAGCAGCCGGAGTAGGCCTGCAACTGGTTCAGCAGGTACGCGGGGTCCGCCAGCAGCTCCTGGTAGGACTCCTTCATCGCGTCCAGCGCGGCCTCGCCGGTCAGCTCGCCGGCGGCCTGCTCGAAGTGTGTGGCGGTCCGGTGGAAGGTGTCGGCGATGACGGCGAGGAACAGCGCCTTCTTCGTCGGGTACAGCCGGAACAGGTACGGCTGGGAGATGCCGGCCCGCAGCGCGATCGACTCCGTCGACGTGCCGGTCAGCCCGCCGTGGGCGAACTCCACGACGGCCGCGGCGAGCACGCTCGCCCGCCGCTGCTCGGCGCTCATCCGCCCGCCGCCCTCTGCCCGCGTCGCCATGCCCCTAAGGTAGTGGCCACTCACTACCTTGTCCAGCATGAGTCGTGCCTCGTCTGTCGACGGCATCGGGCGGACTGCGGCGTCCAGCGGGCCAGTAAGGTGGTCATCACTCGCTGCGTCGTTGTGCCCGACATGGGCCCTGTGGGGCCCGTTGCGGGTGCGGGTGCGGGCGCGGCTGCTCGCTCGCACCGTGAAGGATGGTTGCCCTGTCGACTGATGGACTGGCAATCCAGCCGAGCGCGGCGACTTACGAGTTGGAAGATCTCGTCAACGAGACCTGGCAGGGGCGGGTCCGGGTTCCGCACTTCCAACGTGACTTTCGGTGGGGCAGCCAGGACGTTGTTCGCCTCTTTGACAGCATCATCAAGGGCTATCCGATCGGCAGCATGCTGCTGTGGGTGCGGCAGTCGGGTGCCGAGGCGGTCACCATCGGCAGGACTAAAGTCTCAGCCCCGGCGGGCGAGAATACGCTTTGGGTGGTTGACGGTCAGCAGCGCATCACCAGCATTGCGAACGCTCTACATCCGGAGGGTAATCGCCATGCGCCATTCGCAGTGTACTACGACTTCAAGGGGCAGCGGTTCGTCGATCGCCCCAGGGAGATCGAGGAGCATCATCTGCCACTGCCGGTTCTCTTTGACCTGATCAGACTGCTCGACTGGTTTGCCGACCCTGCCCGTGGCGCGCGTGAGTATTTTCCGGAAGCACAGCGCATAGCCAAGGTGCTTCGCACCTACAAGATCCCGGCCTATCTTGTCAGGCAAGATGACGAGAAGATCCTGACCGACATCCTCGACCGGATGAACAACTACGGGAAGCGGTTGAGTCGGGCCGAGATATTCTCGGCGCTGTTCGCCGGCCCCGAGGAGGGGGCGGCGGAGCGGCTGTCGCTCGCACGCATCGCTGAACGGGTCGACGCGGAGACCGGTTTCGGTCTGATCGACGCGAACACGGTGCTGCACTCGATTCTCGCCCGTCGGGGCCCGGATCCGATGCGCGATATCCGAAACGAATTCTCTCCGGACAACCGCCGGACCGCCGACTTCTCCGACGAGTCGCAGGAGGCGGCGTACGCAGAGGGGGAGGCGGCGCTGGTGCTGGCGGTGCGTTTCCTCCAGGACGATGCCGGTGCGCCACATCTTTCGCTGCTGACCTATCGCGCGCTACTCGTGGTACTCGTCCGTTTTTTCGGCCACTTCCCCGATACGGGGGATTGGAACCGCCAGCTCCTTCGTCGATTCTACTGGCGGGCGGCCGTCAGCGGGCCGAGTGTGTTCAAGGGCAGCTTCACGCAGATGAGTAGAATCCTTTGTGCCGTCGTGAAGCCCGGCCGGGAAGAGGAATCCGTTCAGGGGCTCACCAAGTCGATGGAATCCTCGGTGTGGTCTCTTCCGAACGCGCGGCGTTTCCGGACGAACGAGGCGGTAGGGAAGATCATACTCTGCTCTTGGTGGGCACTGGGGCCGAGGTCGCCATTGACGGGCGAGCGGCTGGGGGCCGGTGATCTCTCGGAGCTGCTGATCGATCAGTCGACGGCGGCCATCTCCGTGCACAGAATCTATCGGCGCGGTGTGCCCAAGCGGCAGCAGTTCTGGGCGGCGAATCGGCTTTTCGTCCCGGACGCGGCGGAATCGGTCGACAGCTTTCTTGAGTCGGTGACCTCGCCGTCCGTCCTCGTCGAGGAGCGGGACCGTGCGGAGGTCCTTCGGTCCTACTGTCTGAGCGATGACCTGATTGAACTGTTTAACTCTGGGCGGCGCGAAGAGTTTCTGGATGTCCGACAGGCCGCGATCGATGTCGGCCTCAATGCATTCATCGATCGAATGGCGCAATGGGAGTTCGAGGACACCCCTTCCCTCGACTCCCTCGCGTTGGACGAGCGGGACTCCCTCGAACTGGAAGAATCGGACGAGTAGACCAGTGCCACCGACTGAGCATCACTACGCGGTACTGCTGCACAGGGGACACATCGGTGTCCTGCGGCAACGCGGGGACCACACGATGTTCACCTTCACCGAGGAGTATGAGTCCCGTCCCGTACTCGGGCTCCGATTCGAGGAGGATCTCCGCGGTCCGTATGCGGCCGCGCTGCGCCTGCCGCGGTGGTTCTCGAACCTGCTGCCTGAGGGTCCCCTACGCGAGTGGATCGCGGCGGACCGGGATGTCGCGCTCGACCGGGAGATGGAACTGCTCGCCCAGGTCGGGCATGACCTCCCCGGGGCCGTCCAGGTTGTCCCGATGGAATCCGTCGCGGAGGCCCTCGAATGGCCTGCTGAGCGCTTGGACAGATCGAGCGGATTCTTTTCCGCGGCCACGGTGTCGCCGTGGCGGTTCTCGCTTGCCGGGGTCGCGCTGAAGTTCTCGATGCTGGCCACTGGTGATCGCCTCACAGTGCCGGCCGTGGGCGAGCACGGGGACTGGCTGGTGAAGTTCCCCGACCAGCGGTTTGGAGACGTGCCGCTGAACGAATTCGTGATGATGTCGCTCGCCGCCGAGGTCGGGCTCGACGTACCCGAGGTCCGGCTCGTCCACCGGGACGATCTTCAGGGCCTGCCGTCCCGGATGTGGCCGAACTCCGAGGAATGGGCGTACGCGGTTCGCCGTTTCGACCGACACGGCGAAGGGGATCGGACGGCGATTCACATTGAGGACTTCGCCCAGGTGCGGGACAAGTATCCGGACGCGAAGTACGAGGGCACGTTCGAAACGGTGGCGGCGCTGGCCTATCGCGGCCGGTCTTGATCGCCGATTCGGGGTGACCGGGGCGGATCTGCAGGCAGTCGCGTCCGCGGTGGGCGAGAGGCTCCCGGCGGCGTGGGAGCACGATCGGGATGCCTTCGCCCGCAGTACCGCGCTCGGTGGTGACATCGGCAACTGGATCGACCGGACGCGGACGGTGCTGCACTCAGCCCGGTAGCCGTTGGGATCAGCGGGGCGGGGTGGCGACGCCGGGCGGGGCGAAGCGTTCGCCGGTGACGGCCTCGCTGATGCCGGTGCGGTCCAGGTAGGGGGTGATCCCGCCGAGGTGGAACGGCCAGCCGGCGCCGAGGATCATGCACAGGTCGATGTCGGCGGCCTCGGCGACGACCTTCTCGGCGAGCATGAGGTGGATCTCCTCGGCGAGTGCCCGCAGGGCGGCCTCGCGCACCTCGGCGGGCGTGGGCGGCTGCGCCTGGGCGTCCGCGCGCAGTGCCGCGGCGGCCTCGGGGTCGACGATCTGGGTGCCGTCCGGGCCGGTGGTGTAGACCGAGCCCCGGCCCGCCTCGACCAGCCGGGCGAGGCTCGTCGGCGCCCGGAACCGGTCCGGGAAGGTGGCGTGCAGGTTCTGCGCGACGTGCAGGGCCACCGCCGGGCCGACCAGCGACAGCAGGACGAGCGGCGACATCGGCAGCCCCAGGGGATCCAGGGCGTGGTCGACCTGGTCGATCGGGGCGCCCCGCTCGGCGGCGCCGAGCACCTCGCCGAGGAAGCGGGTGAGCAGCCGGTTCACGACGAACGCCGGCGCGTCCGCGACGAGCACCGCGTCCTTCTTCAGGTTCCTGGCGACCGCGAGCGTCGTCGCGATCGTCGCGTCGTCCGTGCGAACGGCCCGGACCACCTCGACGAGCGGCAGCACGGACACCGGGTTGAAGAAGTGCAGGCCGGCGACCCGTTCGGGATGCTCCAGCCGCGCGGCCATCTCGGTGACCGACAGCGCGGAGGTGTTCGTCAGCAGCACCGCCGTGGGCGCCACCACGGCCTCCAGCTCGGCGAACACCGCCTGCTTGACGGCCAGGTCCTCGAAGACCGCCTCGATGACCAGGTCGGCGTCGGCGAAGGCGTCCTTAGTCAGCGAGCCGGTGACGTTGGCCTTGTACCGGTTGGCCTGGTCGGCGGAGATCCGGTGGCGTAGCAGCAGGTTGTCGATCTCGCGGTGGACGTTCGCGACGCCGGCGTCGAGGCGCTCGGCGTCGATGTCGGTGAGCACGACCGGCACCTCCAGCCGGTGCGCGAACACGAGCGCGAGCTGGGCGGCCATCAGCCCGGCGCCGACGACCCCGACCTTGGTGACCGGGCGGGCCAGCGCCGGATCCGGGCCGCCGACCGGCCGCTTCGCCCGCTTCTGGACCAGGTCGAACGCATACAGCCCGGCGGCGAGCTCACCGCTGACCGACAGGTCGGCCAGCGCCTGGGTCTCGGCGGCGAAACCGCTGGCGCGATCGGCGGTCTCGGCGAGCTCGATCAGATCGAGAGCCCGGTAGGCGGCCGGCGCGGCGCCGTGCAGCCGGGCGTCGGCGAGCGCCCGGCCGCGGGCGACGGCCTCGGCCCAGGCGGCGCCCCGCGGCACCGGGTGGCGCTCGGCGACCGGGTCGATCTCCCCGCGCAGCACCCGGCCCACCCAGGCCAGCGCCTCCTCCAGGAAGTCGGCCGGCGCCAGCAGCACGTCCCCGATGCCCAGCTCGAACGCCTGCGGCCCGCGCAGGGTCCGGTTCTGGCTGAGCGCGTTGTCGACGACGACGGACACCGCCGCCTCGGCGCCGATCAGGTTCGGCAGCAGCTGGGTGCCGCCCCAGGCCGGCACCAGGCCGAGGAACACCTCCGGGAAGGCGAGCGCGGGAATCCCGGCGGACAGCGCCCGGTAGTCGCAGTGCAGCGCCAGCTCCAGGCCGCCGCCCAGCGCCGCCCCGTTGACCAGCGCGAAGGTCGGGACCCTGCGCCCGCCGAGGCGACCGGAGCCGAGCCGGGCGAAGGCGTCGTGCCCGAGCCGGCCGAGCGCGTCCAGTGACGGGCGCAGCCGGTCCGCCTCGGTGATCGACGACCGGAAGCCCAGGTCCGCCCCGACGCTGAAGATGAACGGCTTGCCGGTCACGGCGATCGCGGCGACCGGGGGATCGTGCGCCTCGATCTCGTCGACGGCGGCGAGCAGCCGGCGCAGCCCGGCCGGGCCGAAGGTGCTCGGCCGGGTGTGGTCGTGGCCGTTGTCGAGGGTGACGAGGGCGACCGGGCCGGCCACCCCGGGCAGCGTCACGTACCGGACGTGCGCGGCCGTGACGACCTCGTCCGGGTAGTCCAGGGTCACCTCGTCGATCGTCATGCCGCCCTCTCCTGGGATGGGATCTCGCGCAACGCCCGGTCAGCTCGCCGCCGCGGTGGCGGCGTCGTGGTGGGGGTTCGCCCAGATCGTGGTGGCCCCCATGCCCAGACCCACGCACATCGCCGTCATGCCGTAGCGCACCTCGGGATGCTCGGCGAACTGCCGGGCGAGCTGGGTCATCAGCCGCACCCCGCTGGAGGCCAGCGGATGGCCCAGCGCGATCGCCCCGCCGTACTGGTTGACCCGGGGGTCGTCGTCGGCGATGCCGAAGTGGTCGAGGAAGGCCAGGACCTGCACGGCGAACGCCTCGTTCAGCTCGAACAGCCCGATGTCGTCGATCGTAAGGCCGGTGCGGGCGAGCGCCTTCTCCGTCGACGGGATGGGGCCGACGCCCATGACCTCCGGCGCGACCCCGGCGAAGCCGTAGCCGACCAGCGTCATCCGCGCCGGCAGCCCCAGCTCCGCGGCCACCTCGGCGGCCGCGAGCAGGCACCCGGTGGCGCCGTCGTTGATGCCGGCGGAGTTGCCCGCCGTGACCCGGCCGTGCGGCCGGAACGGGGTGCGCAGCCCCGCCAGCCCGTCGAGGGTCGTCGTCGGGCGCGGCGGCTCGTCGGCGGTGACCAGCTCCCAGCCGCTGTCGGCGTGGCGGGCGGCCATCGGGACCAGATCGGGCTGGATCTGGCCGTTCGCGTACGCCTTGGCGACCTTCTCCTGGGAGGCCAGGGCGTAGGCGTCCGCCCGCTGCCGGGTGATCGCCGGGAAGCGGTCGTGGACGTTCTCCGCCGTCAGTCCCATGATCAGCGCGGACGGGTCGACCAGCCGCTCGGCGACGAACCGCGGGTTGAGGTCGGCGCCCTCGCCCATCGGATGGCGGCCCATGTGCTCCACCCCGCCGGCGACGGCGACGTCGTAGGCGCCCACGGCGATCGACGACGCCGTGGTGGTCACCGCGGTCACGGCCCCGGCGCACATCCGGTCGACGGCGTAGCCGGGCACCGACTCCGGCAGCCCCGCCAGCACGCCGGCGATCCGGCCGATCGTCAGGCCCTGGTCGCCGATCTGGGTGGTGGCCGCGACCGCCACCTCGTCGATGCGCTCGGGCGGCAGGGACGGGTTGCGCCGCAGCAGCTCCCGGATCACGCGGACGATCAGGTCGTCGGCCCGGGTCTCGGCGTACACGCCCTTGGCCTTGCCGAACGGCGTGCGGACGCCGTCGACGAAGACCACGTCACGGACCGAACCGCGGGCTGAACCGAACACGGTGGCCTCCCCACCGGCGGCTCGCGGCCGTCGGCACCTCGCGTGGGACACCGACTGCCCGCGCCGGCCCGACGGGACCGTGCGGACGGTCAGCACCGGCGCGGACACCGCCGGCACCGGTTAGCCTACGGCAGCGGTTACCGGCCGGTAGGACACTCGTCCCGTCTGCCCCCGGTGTCGCGTCGAGGCGGGTACGGCGCGCCGCACCAGCCCCGGCCCCGGGCCCCGCGGGTGCCGGGGGAGTCCGGTGCCTGGCTGGTTACCGCTCGTGGGTGGGGGCGGTGGGGGCGCCACCCGGCGGGCCCGAGGCCGGGCCCGACCCGGCGGACGGCTTCGCCGCGCCGCCGCCCGGCGCGGCAGCGTCGGTGGGACCGCCGCCCGCCGGAGCC from Frankia alni ACN14a harbors:
- a CDS encoding 3-hydroxyacyl-CoA dehydrogenase NAD-binding domain-containing protein yields the protein MTIDEVTLDYPDEVVTAAHVRYVTLPGVAGPVALVTLDNGHDHTRPSTFGPAGLRRLLAAVDEIEAHDPPVAAIAVTGKPFIFSVGADLGFRSSITEADRLRPSLDALGRLGHDAFARLGSGRLGGRRVPTFALVNGAALGGGLELALHCDYRALSAGIPALAFPEVFLGLVPAWGGTQLLPNLIGAEAAVSVVVDNALSQNRTLRGPQAFELGIGDVLLAPADFLEEALAWVGRVLRGEIDPVAERHPVPRGAAWAEAVARGRALADARLHGAAPAAYRALDLIELAETADRASGFAAETQALADLSVSGELAAGLYAFDLVQKRAKRPVGGPDPALARPVTKVGVVGAGLMAAQLALVFAHRLEVPVVLTDIDAERLDAGVANVHREIDNLLLRHRISADQANRYKANVTGSLTKDAFADADLVIEAVFEDLAVKQAVFAELEAVVAPTAVLLTNTSALSVTEMAARLEHPERVAGLHFFNPVSVLPLVEVVRAVRTDDATIATTLAVARNLKKDAVLVADAPAFVVNRLLTRFLGEVLGAAERGAPIDQVDHALDPLGLPMSPLVLLSLVGPAVALHVAQNLHATFPDRFRAPTSLARLVEAGRGSVYTTGPDGTQIVDPEAAAALRADAQAQPPTPAEVREAALRALAEEIHLMLAEKVVAEAADIDLCMILGAGWPFHLGGITPYLDRTGISEAVTGERFAPPGVATPPR
- a CDS encoding DUF262 domain-containing protein codes for the protein MVALSTDGLAIQPSAATYELEDLVNETWQGRVRVPHFQRDFRWGSQDVVRLFDSIIKGYPIGSMLLWVRQSGAEAVTIGRTKVSAPAGENTLWVVDGQQRITSIANALHPEGNRHAPFAVYYDFKGQRFVDRPREIEEHHLPLPVLFDLIRLLDWFADPARGAREYFPEAQRIAKVLRTYKIPAYLVRQDDEKILTDILDRMNNYGKRLSRAEIFSALFAGPEEGAAERLSLARIAERVDAETGFGLIDANTVLHSILARRGPDPMRDIRNEFSPDNRRTADFSDESQEAAYAEGEAALVLAVRFLQDDAGAPHLSLLTYRALLVVLVRFFGHFPDTGDWNRQLLRRFYWRAAVSGPSVFKGSFTQMSRILCAVVKPGREEESVQGLTKSMESSVWSLPNARRFRTNEAVGKIILCSWWALGPRSPLTGERLGAGDLSELLIDQSTAAISVHRIYRRGVPKRQQFWAANRLFVPDAAESVDSFLESVTSPSVLVEERDRAEVLRSYCLSDDLIELFNSGRREEFLDVRQAAIDVGLNAFIDRMAQWEFEDTPSLDSLALDERDSLELEESDE
- a CDS encoding TetR/AcrR family transcriptional regulator, which produces MATRAEGGGRMSAEQRRASVLAAAVVEFAHGGLTGTSTESIALRAGISQPYLFRLYPTKKALFLAVIADTFHRTATHFEQAAGELTGEAALDAMKESYQELLADPAYLLNQLQAYSGCYDAEVQAATRTGFHRLWDTVLRITGLPVDDVRQFFAYGMLFNIIAAMDLAVLDEQWAQMICLAAPPGSAASVLRPDAPSLDRPAPGALGPHTT
- a CDS encoding type II toxin-antitoxin system HipA family toxin, which encodes MELLAQVGHDLPGAVQVVPMESVAEALEWPAERLDRSSGFFSAATVSPWRFSLAGVALKFSMLATGDRLTVPAVGEHGDWLVKFPDQRFGDVPLNEFVMMSLAAEVGLDVPEVRLVHRDDLQGLPSRMWPNSEEWAYAVRRFDRHGEGDRTAIHIEDFAQVRDKYPDAKYEGTFETVAALAYRGRS
- a CDS encoding lysylphosphatidylglycerol synthase transmembrane domain-containing protein, which gives rise to MGQHTASGEPAAVSAHRSGRGARWWLVRGALAVALGLLVVALVSQWNDVRESFRLLTVGSVVASGIATVLAVGTTVLSWRALLAGLGAELPLRAAVRIFFVGQIGKYIPGSVWPVLAQMELSRDYGVSRPKAASASLVVLALAVPSGGLAAAVTLPFVSADALTSYWWALAAVPVFAVVLYPSVLSRLLALGFRLLRRAPLDEPLTLRPIAAGAGWLLVSFCWYGLATWLLVRDLDPEVGGGRLLLLSVGAYALAWTAGFLVLVVPAGAGVREAVLVLALAPAVAGGPATLVALVARLLATVADLVWAGIGVALRGRGVPGPGPGALPEEPAADPLPAEPAADPLPDPVTRR
- a CDS encoding thiolase family protein, which translates into the protein MFGSARGSVRDVVFVDGVRTPFGKAKGVYAETRADDLIVRVIRELLRRNPSLPPERIDEVAVAATTQIGDQGLTIGRIAGVLAGLPESVPGYAVDRMCAGAVTAVTTTASSIAVGAYDVAVAGGVEHMGRHPMGEGADLNPRFVAERLVDPSALIMGLTAENVHDRFPAITRQRADAYALASQEKVAKAYANGQIQPDLVPMAARHADSGWELVTADEPPRPTTTLDGLAGLRTPFRPHGRVTAGNSAGINDGATGCLLAAAEVAAELGLPARMTLVGYGFAGVAPEVMGVGPIPSTEKALARTGLTIDDIGLFELNEAFAVQVLAFLDHFGIADDDPRVNQYGGAIALGHPLASSGVRLMTQLARQFAEHPEVRYGMTAMCVGLGMGATTIWANPHHDAATAAAS
- a CDS encoding MFS transporter, coding for MSRRPSTAWTLVVTSLAAFMVSLDNLVVTTALPQIREDLGAGLEGLEWTVNAYTLPFAVLLLTGAALGDRLGRRRVFLAGLAVFTLGSAGAALAPSIGVLITARAVQGVGAAFVLPLTLTLLAAAVPEERRGAALGIWGAMTGLAVAVGPLIGGAVTEGASWQWIFWVNVPIGLVALPVGLRALAESRVRSSRLDLTGAALVSAGLLGVTFGLVRGEGHGWTSTPVLGALVLGGLGVAAFVAWELRVARRGGAPMLPMGLFRVRGFAAVNATALLFSMGMFGSIFLLAQALQNVYGYSPLQAGVRTLPWTAMPLLVAPLAGPVSDRIGGRPLLVGGLALNAAGLSWIALVLSTHMSYSALVGPFVLSGVGMALFFVPIATVALGVVPASMQGIASGTNNALRELGGVLGIAVLSSVFAARGGYDTPAAFIDGTRPALWLGVIAVAMALLCALSLPRRGGLALGNATDLPASANTGLPASADDGSGDAGRRVPVTQAAAAGATTRVTTATTTRATT